The Maridesulfovibrio bastinii DSM 16055 genome segment ACGGAACAACCGAAGGATTTCATCGCAAGATGAAGCTCATCCAGAGGCGAGCATACGGGTTTAGAAATTTTGAAAATTATCGGCTGCGTGTGCGGATTTTGTGCGGCTAGTCGAGAAGAAAAGCAACGGATGGAAATTTGATCAATCGGGCTTGCGCCCCTTTGTTTGGTGTAGACCCGTTTAATTATTGGAAATTTTAATGGTGGAGCTGGAGGGAATTGAACCCACGGCCTCTTGAATGCCATTCATAAGGCTAAAATATTTATCTTAATATTACGCATAGTTAAATTATTTTTTTTACGCCAAAATCTTGATATTACTACTTTTTACGACATGCAGTGGCGTAAAAATACGGCGTAAAAAACTATTAAAAATGTCTTCCCAAGATATACAACATACCTTTTTAACTTCACTTATATTTTTGAAAAATTTACTATCCCCTGCCATTCCACCATTAGGACTCTTAAAGCTGATTATCACTGTTGCAAAATTTTGCGCAACTATGCACTAATTGCAACTTGGTAAAAGATCCTGAAGGCTATATTCATAGCTTTATAAGTAGCCCTTTGCACTCTCATTGCTCTTGCAAAAAACAGCTCGAAATGACTCGAAGGTAAGGTACGGGTGAGTTCGATTTTTCCTAGCTTTTTCATTTTTTTATTTTGAGTTAAACAATTAAAGCCCTGCCTCATTTCTGAAGCAGGGCTTACTTTCAACAAATTATAAATTCGTACTATCGGGACATAACATCAAGCTGCCCACGATCAGAACCAATCTGGCTGGCATGCGCACTGACTTGTCCACCCTGATTGATTACACCCGCATCAGG includes the following:
- a CDS encoding transposase, whose amino-acid sequence is GTTEGFHRKMKLIQRRAYGFRNFENYRLRVRILCG